Proteins encoded by one window of Methanomassiliicoccaceae archaeon:
- a CDS encoding bifunctional phosphoglucose/phosphomannose isomerase, translating into MSEGKNIQGTMIFKHTASFPEQIEAALDEEMPPVPKAEKVCICGMGASALAGEILSDFADGVSRTPLLVIRRTEFPKWVGEDTWIILVSYSGNTKETLMAYDEAIRCNCKVICVTSGGDLYSRCLSRKDIAVTLPGGMQSRVALGSIIGRLASILEEMGICKAKTELRKIVPALKAERDRVVENDCEEAKKIADKLIDKIPVIYSLANMRSSAIRWKTQINENSKNISFCGSIPEFNHNEIVGWTDDRNNNRNFVPVVLYDDNASKMVKSMTDTSIGILLDKKLDIVTYHVEGTSNLEKNLKCIILGDIVSICLADLRSTDPTTEKPLRDVRDRADMPQ; encoded by the coding sequence ATGTCCGAAGGGAAGAATATACAGGGCACGATGATCTTCAAACACACCGCCAGTTTTCCGGAGCAGATAGAGGCGGCGCTCGATGAAGAGATGCCCCCTGTCCCGAAGGCAGAGAAGGTCTGCATATGCGGCATGGGGGCCTCTGCCCTCGCGGGCGAAATATTATCTGATTTTGCCGACGGTGTATCAAGGACGCCGCTTTTGGTGATCCGGAGGACCGAATTCCCGAAGTGGGTCGGGGAGGACACATGGATCATCCTCGTAAGCTACTCGGGGAACACGAAGGAGACGCTCATGGCTTATGATGAGGCCATTCGCTGCAACTGCAAAGTCATATGCGTCACATCCGGAGGAGACCTTTACTCCAGATGCCTCAGTCGCAAGGACATAGCGGTGACCCTGCCAGGCGGCATGCAGTCCCGCGTGGCGCTGGGGAGCATCATAGGCAGGCTTGCGTCTATCCTCGAGGAGATGGGCATATGCAAGGCGAAGACAGAGCTCAGAAAGATCGTCCCCGCGCTGAAGGCGGAGAGGGACAGGGTCGTGGAGAACGATTGCGAAGAAGCAAAAAAGATCGCAGACAAGCTGATCGATAAGATACCGGTCATATACAGTTTGGCGAATATGCGCTCATCCGCAATAAGGTGGAAGACCCAGATCAATGAGAATTCTAAGAACATATCTTTCTGCGGGTCGATCCCGGAGTTCAACCACAACGAGATCGTGGGGTGGACGGACGACAGGAACAACAACCGCAATTTCGTCCCCGTCGTTCTTTATGACGATAACGCATCGAAAATGGTAAAAAGTATGACTGACACATCCATCGGCATCCTTTTGGACAAAAAGCTGGACATCGTGACTTACCATGTAGAAGGTACCAGTAATCTTGAGAAAAACCTCAAGTGTATCATTCTCGGGGACATCGTGTCGATATGTCTAGCGGACCTCCGCAGCACGGATCCTACCACCGAAAAGCCACTCCGCGACGTCAGAGACCGTGCGGACATGCCCCAGTGA